A portion of the Coriobacteriia bacterium genome contains these proteins:
- a CDS encoding FAD-binding protein — MNTNRPETLSRRTFLASAGMASAAVAASAAGVALAAEGSAPADANADASKPHAEGSLAGKQATAGNADANYPTNDPNMFAPCAAGEGQIAFVAEPISDDEIVATHDVDVVVCGLGPAGDAAALSCAEHGLKTVAVEKNGWANYCSATLGGTNSKIHQHWGVTFDEAEWLDDAMADCGYRGNLDLYKRYLACNGEAVDWYVDHLMKAGNKTEDDFPLTFNATGDFPDFRDSYDATSLSRSWNTSFNLPFAPGDLATLLPQLIEEAGAEIRYECPACQLVTDESGAVTGVIVKSAEGYEKYNCAKGVVLATGGYGFNLEKLQRCCRPRDLALCGWMSPSTGNTGDGHEMAVAIGGIEDEYPHPLMLDPMQLMPYLRVNKLGKRFTPEYEPYNHLACAIQAQPGACDYYIVDGAIADKIDAIWTPSSSCYGPKEVWVGAATSENALKADTLEELAELMGVPADEFVATIEHWNEMCDAGEDSDYHFPGSMMAKIDTPPFYANLEGAEALSTAGGLQVDIHSRVLKSDFAPIPGLFAVGLTSGGMFNNTYPHNLNCLSHTRNCTFGYLVGKYLSGDES; from the coding sequence ATGAACACGAACCGTCCCGAGACCCTGAGCCGCCGCACGTTCCTGGCCAGTGCCGGCATGGCGAGCGCCGCTGTCGCCGCCAGCGCAGCCGGCGTCGCCCTGGCCGCCGAGGGCTCCGCGCCCGCCGACGCCAACGCCGACGCGAGCAAGCCGCACGCTGAGGGCTCGCTTGCCGGCAAGCAGGCCACCGCGGGCAACGCCGACGCCAACTACCCCACGAACGATCCCAACATGTTCGCCCCGTGCGCCGCGGGCGAGGGCCAGATCGCCTTCGTCGCTGAGCCCATCTCCGATGACGAGATCGTCGCCACCCATGACGTCGACGTCGTCGTGTGCGGCCTGGGCCCGGCTGGCGACGCCGCCGCGCTGTCCTGCGCCGAGCACGGCCTCAAGACGGTCGCCGTCGAGAAGAACGGCTGGGCGAACTACTGCTCCGCGACGCTGGGCGGCACGAACTCCAAGATTCACCAGCACTGGGGCGTCACGTTCGATGAGGCCGAGTGGCTCGACGACGCCATGGCCGACTGCGGCTATCGCGGCAACCTCGACCTGTACAAGCGCTACCTCGCCTGCAACGGCGAGGCTGTCGACTGGTATGTCGACCACCTCATGAAGGCCGGCAACAAGACGGAGGACGATTTCCCGCTGACGTTCAACGCCACGGGCGACTTCCCGGACTTCCGCGACTCCTACGACGCCACGTCGCTGTCGCGCTCCTGGAACACGAGCTTCAACCTGCCGTTTGCCCCGGGCGACCTCGCCACGCTGCTGCCCCAGCTCATCGAGGAGGCCGGCGCCGAGATCCGCTACGAGTGCCCCGCCTGCCAGCTCGTGACCGACGAGAGCGGCGCCGTGACCGGCGTCATCGTCAAGAGCGCCGAGGGCTACGAGAAGTACAACTGCGCCAAGGGCGTCGTGCTGGCCACGGGCGGTTATGGCTTCAACCTCGAGAAGCTCCAGCGCTGCTGCCGTCCGCGTGACCTCGCCCTGTGCGGCTGGATGAGCCCGTCGACCGGCAACACGGGCGATGGCCACGAGATGGCCGTGGCCATCGGCGGCATCGAGGACGAGTATCCGCATCCCCTGATGCTCGACCCCATGCAGCTGATGCCCTACCTGCGCGTCAACAAGCTCGGCAAGCGCTTCACACCTGAGTACGAGCCGTATAACCACCTCGCCTGCGCCATCCAGGCCCAGCCCGGCGCGTGCGACTACTACATCGTCGACGGCGCCATCGCCGACAAGATCGACGCTATCTGGACGCCCTCCAGCTCGTGCTACGGCCCCAAGGAGGTCTGGGTCGGCGCCGCTACGAGCGAGAACGCCCTCAAGGCCGACACGCTCGAGGAGCTGGCCGAGCTCATGGGCGTGCCTGCGGACGAGTTCGTCGCGACGATCGAGCACTGGAACGAGATGTGCGACGCCGGCGAGGACAGCGACTACCACTTCCCCGGCTCGATGATGGCCAAGATCGACACTCCGCCGTTCTACGCCAACCTCGAGGGCGCCGAGGCCCTGTCCACGGCGGGTGGCCTGCAGGTCGATATCCACAGCCGCGTGCTCAAAAGCGACTTTGCGCCGATCCCCGGTCTGTTCGCCGTGGGCCTGACGTCGGGTGGCATGTTCAACAACACGTACCCGCACAACCTGAACTGCCTATCGCACACACGTAACTGCACGTTTGGCTACCTCGTCGGCAAGTACCTCTCCGGCGACGAGAGCTAA
- a CDS encoding purine/pyrimidine permease, whose translation MGPVTPRSARRHAQACTREGGNTVSESDVTKDVATPGKEAASTQAPAAQPSPSTQATAVADPDAPHPSTGLTVGVDQKVPVGQAFLLGLQHVLAMDVYVPPFIIATSLALTGDVSTGLIQSTFLGAGIASLIQVLFFLRLPVCQGPSFVPVGAIIGLYAGTQGFEAVFGACLVGAACVILLGLSGLYKRAVHRFVPPIVSGTVIMIVGLTLLPSAFSSNIFIEGAAGNGMTMGQNVILACVSASVMILFSMLGVYKPKVGRPLRICSVIIALAAGCVVAWMMGGLDLSSVAAAPLFSLPHIAFVNYGLAFDPSAILTMLVIFLVLLAETTGTWYAVSSVIGKPLSDEQINRGVIGEGIGCFVGALMGTTPVTGYSTNAGIISITGVASRRVFVCAALWFIALSFIGKLSALIMAIPAAVIGGVFAVVCAIIMLNGFRQMKSEPLSERQLYIIGVPIAVAVGLLFIPDTLVAGAPELLQYLLNSPIAVSALVAIVLNKALPERTAVEARIEAASK comes from the coding sequence ATGGGCCCCGTGACGCCGCGGAGCGCGAGGCGGCACGCGCAGGCGTGCACGAGAGAAGGAGGAAACACCGTGAGCGAATCGGACGTCACGAAAGACGTCGCTACCCCCGGGAAGGAGGCAGCCTCCACGCAGGCGCCCGCGGCCCAGCCAAGCCCAAGCACGCAGGCCACCGCAGTCGCTGACCCCGACGCGCCCCACCCCTCGACGGGCCTCACGGTCGGAGTCGACCAGAAGGTGCCCGTCGGTCAGGCCTTCCTGCTCGGCCTGCAGCACGTCCTCGCCATGGACGTCTACGTGCCGCCGTTCATCATCGCCACGTCGCTGGCGCTGACCGGCGATGTCTCGACGGGCCTCATCCAGTCGACGTTCCTCGGTGCCGGCATCGCCTCGCTCATCCAGGTGCTGTTCTTCCTGCGTCTGCCCGTGTGCCAGGGTCCCTCGTTCGTACCCGTCGGCGCCATCATCGGCCTGTACGCCGGCACGCAGGGTTTCGAAGCCGTGTTCGGCGCCTGCCTCGTCGGCGCGGCGTGCGTCATATTACTCGGACTATCGGGCCTGTATAAGCGGGCCGTACACCGCTTCGTGCCGCCCATCGTCAGCGGCACCGTCATCATGATCGTCGGTCTCACGCTGCTGCCCTCGGCGTTCTCGAGCAACATCTTCATCGAGGGCGCAGCCGGCAACGGCATGACCATGGGCCAGAACGTCATCCTGGCCTGCGTCTCCGCCAGCGTCATGATCCTGTTCTCCATGCTGGGCGTCTACAAGCCCAAGGTGGGTCGCCCGCTGCGCATCTGCTCCGTCATCATCGCGCTTGCCGCCGGCTGCGTCGTCGCCTGGATGATGGGCGGGCTCGATCTGAGCTCCGTCGCCGCCGCGCCGCTGTTCAGCCTGCCGCACATCGCGTTCGTCAACTACGGCCTCGCGTTTGACCCCTCGGCCATCCTCACGATGCTCGTCATCTTCCTCGTGCTGCTCGCCGAGACGACCGGCACGTGGTACGCCGTGAGCTCCGTCATCGGCAAGCCGCTGAGCGACGAGCAGATCAACCGCGGCGTCATCGGCGAGGGCATCGGCTGCTTCGTGGGCGCCCTCATGGGCACGACGCCCGTGACCGGCTACTCCACGAACGCCGGCATCATCTCCATCACCGGCGTCGCCAGCCGTCGCGTGTTCGTGTGCGCCGCGCTGTGGTTCATCGCCCTGTCGTTCATCGGCAAGCTGTCTGCGCTCATCATGGCCATCCCGGCGGCCGTCATCGGCGGCGTGTTTGCCGTCGTGTGCGCCATCATCATGCTCAACGGCTTCCGCCAGATGAAGTCCGAGCCGCTGAGCGAGCGTCAGCTCTACATCATCGGCGTGCCGATCGCCGTGGCCGTCGGCCTGCTGTTCATTCCCGACACCCTCGTTGCCGGTGCCCCGGAGCTGCTGCAGTACCTGCTGAACTCGCCCATCGCCGTGAGCGCCCTCGTGGCCATCGTGCTGAACAAGGCGCTGCCCGAGCGCACGGCCGTTGAGGCGCGTATCGAGGCTGCGTCGAAGTAG
- a CDS encoding helix-turn-helix transcriptional regulator, with translation MRGGAAGQGEIASCAAPGRPWSRRASAACTVIGAACLWAWGYVASLSTALFPDAGVTDSIGIEFAYYVSQLTLLVLGLVLAAALRRWHPRFSPIAAVVSALGLALASFVLANAMRLPEPPPLLVAACGVVYGAGGLVLSIAWGARFSLGGRSMRRLVLLSFLLAYVIYLASLWLPVSVARVLACALPLASGALWLLDSWQRHQLTSEVWPQGPSEADGGVRHLGEGSEGSTDAAILPWRTMGLFAVTALVGNVVSSLIMGASYDGAAVIFPGAFLVCAYITLAALTVVGSGERSTSIERLYRYCLPFSVLGMLLILLIAAGGGAAGDATLPAILGGGVAMSQGAPALAGALVTGASVFLQALVVLKVAEAVQEVGVSPMLAFGVGQGLIGSVVFAGNVGGRALSALPGGTGPLLALVCAAGVFALFFLLVMVADTMADRLASATRGPSGAPCAGEDVGRAGEPSSEAPAEEDGALAAFAVRYGLTPREADVCAYLVRGRSLPFIAERLYVTAGTVKTHVMHIYRKAGVASKQELIDLYEAGPAR, from the coding sequence GTGCGAGGCGGCGCAGCGGGACAGGGTGAGATCGCGAGCTGCGCCGCACCGGGGCGGCCGTGGTCGCGGCGCGCCTCGGCGGCGTGCACGGTCATCGGCGCGGCTTGCCTGTGGGCGTGGGGATACGTCGCGAGCCTCAGCACGGCGTTGTTCCCGGACGCCGGCGTCACGGATAGCATCGGCATCGAGTTCGCCTACTACGTCTCCCAGCTGACGCTGCTCGTGCTCGGCCTGGTCCTCGCGGCCGCCCTGCGCCGCTGGCATCCGAGGTTCTCGCCGATCGCTGCCGTGGTGTCGGCTCTCGGCCTGGCGCTCGCGTCGTTTGTGCTTGCGAACGCCATGCGGCTGCCTGAGCCGCCGCCGCTGCTCGTTGCGGCGTGCGGGGTCGTCTACGGCGCGGGCGGCCTCGTGCTCTCCATCGCATGGGGTGCGCGGTTCTCGCTGGGCGGGCGCTCGATGCGCCGGCTCGTTCTGCTGTCGTTTCTGCTGGCCTACGTCATCTACCTTGCCTCGCTGTGGCTGCCGGTCTCGGTCGCTCGAGTGCTTGCCTGTGCCCTGCCCCTCGCCTCGGGCGCGCTGTGGCTGCTGGACTCCTGGCAGCGCCACCAGCTGACCTCCGAGGTCTGGCCTCAGGGCCCGAGCGAGGCCGACGGAGGCGTGCGCCATCTGGGCGAGGGCTCGGAGGGCTCGACGGACGCGGCCATTCTGCCGTGGCGCACGATGGGCCTGTTCGCGGTTACCGCGCTTGTCGGCAACGTCGTCTCGTCGCTCATCATGGGCGCGAGCTACGACGGGGCCGCCGTCATCTTCCCCGGCGCGTTTCTCGTGTGTGCGTACATCACGCTCGCGGCGCTGACCGTCGTCGGGTCGGGGGAGCGCAGCACGTCCATCGAGCGACTCTATCGCTACTGCCTGCCGTTTTCGGTGCTTGGCATGCTGCTCATCCTGCTGATAGCCGCCGGCGGCGGGGCGGCGGGCGACGCGACCCTGCCCGCCATTCTCGGCGGGGGCGTCGCGATGTCGCAGGGGGCGCCCGCGCTGGCCGGGGCCCTCGTGACCGGGGCCAGCGTCTTTCTCCAGGCGCTCGTCGTGCTCAAGGTGGCCGAGGCCGTCCAGGAGGTGGGCGTCTCTCCCATGCTGGCGTTCGGCGTGGGGCAGGGCCTCATCGGCAGCGTCGTGTTCGCGGGCAACGTGGGAGGGCGGGCGCTGAGCGCACTTCCGGGCGGCACGGGCCCGCTGTTGGCGCTCGTATGTGCCGCGGGAGTCTTTGCGCTGTTCTTCCTGCTCGTGATGGTGGCGGACACCATGGCGGACCGCCTCGCGAGCGCGACGCGAGGGCCGTCCGGTGCGCCGTGCGCGGGGGAGGACGTTGGACGCGCCGGCGAGCCGTCGTCGGAGGCGCCAGCCGAGGAGGACGGCGCTCTCGCTGCGTTCGCCGTGCGCTACGGCCTGACGCCGCGGGAGGCGGACGTCTGCGCCTACCTCGTGCGCGGGCGCAGCCTGCCGTTCATCGCCGAGCGCCTCTACGTGACGGCCGGCACCGTGAAGACGCACGTCATGCACATCTATCGCAAGGCCGGCGTCGCCAGCAAGCAGGAGCTCATCGACCTCTACGAGGCGGGCCCTGCGCGGTAG
- the guaD gene encoding guanine deaminase, with amino-acid sequence MANETSTAAQTNDAGATTSRARTFRGSFFHTPRYGEFELLEDVLIEVDARGVIASVTHPEAPDYGKRLAASRNTGTLVELPQGYYGLPGFVDLHVHAPQWPQAGIALDEPLDVWLQTRTFPLEARFADLDFARRVYTDLVSHLLSLGTTTCTYFSSNHLASSIELARICAEQGQRAIVGKVVMDDPAANPDFYRDASTAQALADTETFISEIALLAPDAPQGVYPAVTPRFIPSCTDEGLAGLGRIAERHDAYVQSHCNEGQWEHDFVMARFGKSDAEALYDFGLLREKAVMAHCTFLTEADGELFAKTGAAVAHCPISNSYFANSTAPIRRLRAQGVYVGLGTDISGGFSPSLYDNIRHAVMVSRMLEDGVDASVPQEQRGLGQPARISSVEALWLATAGGGQALHLPVGTFEVGQAFDAQVIDTQLPGADLTGFDVFSAPRDVLDRILYLATPENIRQVWAQGRLVSKRA; translated from the coding sequence ATGGCGAACGAGACGAGCACGGCAGCGCAAACGAACGACGCGGGCGCAACGACCTCGAGGGCGCGTACGTTTCGCGGGTCGTTCTTCCACACGCCGCGCTACGGGGAGTTCGAGCTGCTCGAGGACGTGCTCATCGAGGTGGACGCCCGCGGCGTCATCGCCTCCGTCACGCATCCCGAAGCGCCCGACTACGGCAAACGCCTCGCGGCGTCCCGCAACACCGGCACGCTCGTCGAGCTGCCGCAGGGCTACTACGGCCTGCCCGGCTTCGTCGACCTGCACGTGCACGCCCCGCAGTGGCCCCAGGCCGGCATCGCCCTGGACGAGCCTCTCGACGTGTGGCTGCAGACGCGCACGTTCCCGCTCGAGGCCCGCTTTGCCGATCTCGACTTCGCCCGCCGCGTCTACACCGACCTCGTGTCCCACCTGCTGAGCCTGGGCACGACGACGTGCACCTACTTCTCGAGCAACCACCTGGCCTCGTCCATCGAGCTCGCCCGCATCTGCGCCGAGCAGGGCCAGCGCGCCATCGTCGGCAAGGTCGTCATGGACGACCCCGCCGCCAACCCCGACTTCTACCGCGACGCTTCCACCGCCCAGGCGCTCGCCGACACCGAGACGTTCATCTCCGAGATCGCCTTGCTGGCACCCGACGCGCCGCAGGGCGTCTACCCGGCCGTGACGCCGCGTTTCATCCCGAGCTGCACCGACGAGGGCCTCGCCGGCCTCGGCCGCATCGCCGAGCGCCACGACGCCTACGTGCAGTCGCACTGCAACGAGGGCCAGTGGGAGCACGACTTCGTCATGGCGCGCTTCGGCAAGTCCGACGCCGAGGCCCTCTACGACTTCGGCCTTCTGCGCGAGAAGGCCGTCATGGCGCACTGCACGTTCCTCACCGAGGCCGACGGCGAGCTGTTCGCCAAGACCGGTGCCGCCGTCGCCCACTGCCCCATCTCGAACTCCTACTTCGCCAACAGCACGGCCCCCATCCGCCGCCTGCGCGCCCAGGGCGTCTACGTAGGCTTGGGCACCGACATCTCGGGCGGCTTCTCGCCGAGCCTCTACGACAACATCCGTCACGCCGTCATGGTCTCGCGCATGCTCGAGGACGGCGTGGACGCCTCGGTTCCCCAGGAGCAGCGCGGCCTCGGCCAGCCCGCCCGCATCAGCTCCGTCGAGGCGCTGTGGCTCGCAACGGCCGGCGGTGGCCAGGCGCTCCACCTGCCGGTGGGCACGTTCGAGGTCGGACAGGCCTTCGACGCGCAAGTCATCGACACGCAGCTGCCCGGCGCCGACCTCACCGGCTTCGACGTCTTTTCCGCTCCGCGCGACGTGCTCGATCGCATCCTCTACCTGGCAACGCCGGAGAATATCCGCCAGGTGTGGGCACAGGGTCGTCTCGTCAGCAAGCGAGCATAG
- a CDS encoding 2-dehydropantoate 2-reductase — translation MKYTVIGAGAMGLRYGIQLIENAGADVDFIDCWQDNVEKIREQGGVWAMRDHQGRHLVPINVSYPEEYQGDPDVWIFFVKQMQLDGFLERCGHLFKDHQAAFTAMNGMGHYEKLLKFFKPSHLYGGTAVVATVLPGPGEVDFMGAAGTEYMHMCAYDNGRHEAGDALFADFKKAGLGPEWSPDIMSMSMAKVMLNSVCNTLCTMFEINMGTLGSDPHTRPLCDQLVHEGFEVCRRAGIDLGVSEQQESDAIMKSMDDLSLHYPSMCQDMFKGRPTEVDYINGYIVKLGREHGYEAVRHEFLTNEVHLAETAHRFHEEQKAAREK, via the coding sequence ATGAAATACACCGTCATCGGCGCCGGCGCCATGGGCCTGCGCTACGGCATCCAGCTGATAGAGAACGCCGGGGCAGATGTCGACTTCATCGACTGCTGGCAGGACAACGTCGAGAAGATCCGCGAACAGGGCGGCGTCTGGGCGATGCGTGACCACCAAGGTCGACATCTCGTGCCCATCAACGTCTCCTATCCCGAAGAGTACCAAGGCGACCCCGACGTCTGGATCTTCTTCGTGAAGCAAATGCAGCTCGATGGGTTCCTGGAGCGCTGCGGCCATCTGTTCAAGGACCACCAGGCCGCGTTCACCGCGATGAACGGCATGGGCCACTACGAAAAGCTGCTCAAGTTCTTCAAGCCGAGCCATCTCTATGGCGGCACCGCCGTCGTCGCAACGGTGCTGCCCGGCCCCGGCGAGGTCGACTTCATGGGCGCGGCGGGCACAGAATACATGCACATGTGCGCCTACGATAACGGCAGGCACGAGGCGGGCGACGCCCTGTTCGCCGACTTCAAGAAGGCCGGACTGGGCCCGGAGTGGAGCCCCGACATCATGAGTATGTCCATGGCCAAGGTCATGCTGAACTCGGTGTGCAACACGCTGTGCACGATGTTCGAGATCAACATGGGCACGCTCGGCAGCGACCCGCACACCCGCCCGCTGTGCGACCAGCTCGTGCACGAGGGCTTCGAGGTGTGCCGCCGCGCCGGCATCGACCTGGGCGTTTCCGAGCAGCAGGAGTCCGACGCCATCATGAAGAGCATGGACGACCTGTCGCTGCACTATCCCTCGATGTGCCAGGACATGTTCAAAGGGCGCCCGACCGAGGTCGACTACATCAACGGCTACATCGTCAAGCTCGGCCGCGAGCACGGCTACGAGGCAGTGCGCCATGAGTTCCTGACGAACGAAGTACACCTGGCCGAGACGGCCCACAGGTTCCATGAGGAGCAAAAGGCCGCCCGCGAAAAATAG
- a CDS encoding 5-methyltetrahydropteroyltriglutamate--homocysteine S-methyltransferase: MSTIHAPQRYDVVGSFLRPDYLRAARAAFERGELPAEQLKQTENKAILDLIAKQKAAGLHVITDGEFRRLTWHLDFMWAFDGVERVASKTGNTTFQGEAAAIPDVHICGKLGVHDHPFIEHFKFVQAQEDEHTVAKLTIPAPGQFYAIFTGKTELENTLRHYESVEAFASDVVAAYVQFVRDFYAAGGRNLQLDDCTWGGFVNPEVARQLTGLDGVELAAYKKLLVDINNAVIDARPGDDLTITTHACRGNYHSTYFSSGAYDAVARPLFTDEHVDAFYLEYDDERSGGFKPLLFVPRGTKVVLGLVTTKRPELEDKAAVIARIREAAQYVPLEDLCLSPQCGFASCEIGNKLTEEQQWAKVVLVREIAEEVWGA, translated from the coding sequence ATGAGCACGATTCACGCCCCGCAGCGCTACGACGTCGTCGGCAGCTTCCTGCGCCCCGACTACCTGCGTGCGGCCCGCGCCGCGTTCGAGCGCGGCGAGCTACCGGCAGAGCAGCTCAAGCAGACGGAGAACAAGGCGATCCTCGATCTCATCGCCAAGCAGAAGGCCGCGGGCCTACACGTCATCACTGACGGGGAGTTTCGCCGCCTGACCTGGCACCTCGACTTCATGTGGGCGTTCGACGGCGTGGAGCGCGTGGCGTCCAAGACGGGCAACACGACGTTCCAGGGCGAGGCCGCGGCCATTCCCGACGTGCACATCTGCGGCAAGCTTGGCGTGCACGACCACCCGTTTATCGAGCACTTCAAGTTCGTGCAGGCGCAGGAGGACGAGCACACGGTTGCCAAGCTCACGATTCCCGCGCCCGGCCAGTTCTACGCTATCTTCACCGGCAAGACGGAGCTGGAGAACACGCTGCGTCACTACGAGAGCGTCGAGGCGTTTGCCTCCGATGTCGTTGCCGCCTACGTGCAGTTCGTGCGTGACTTCTACGCTGCGGGTGGGCGCAACCTGCAGCTCGACGACTGCACGTGGGGCGGCTTCGTCAACCCCGAGGTGGCGCGCCAGCTGACGGGCCTCGACGGCGTGGAGCTCGCCGCGTACAAGAAGCTGCTCGTCGACATCAACAACGCCGTCATTGACGCGCGGCCGGGCGACGACCTCACCATCACGACGCATGCCTGTCGCGGCAACTACCACTCGACGTACTTTTCGAGCGGTGCCTACGACGCTGTGGCGCGCCCGCTGTTCACCGACGAGCACGTCGACGCGTTCTACCTCGAGTACGATGACGAGCGCTCTGGCGGGTTCAAGCCGCTGCTCTTCGTGCCGCGCGGGACGAAGGTCGTGCTGGGCCTCGTCACGACGAAGCGCCCCGAGCTCGAAGACAAGGCTGCCGTCATCGCCCGTATCCGCGAGGCCGCGCAGTACGTGCCGCTCGAGGACCTGTGCCTCTCTCCGCAGTGCGGCTTTGCGAGCTGCGAGATCGGCAACAAGCTGACCGAAGAGCAGCAGTGGGCCAAGGTGGTGCTCGTGCGCGAGATTGCCGAGGAGGTTTGGGGCGCGTAG
- a CDS encoding NAD(P)H-dependent oxidoreductase codes for MSRGDHFVQKTLGIVVSGHTDPGHSVANKEIVANLEKLPEVTVDRLGVLYPDFNIDVPAEQAKLISADIVVLQYPVFWYSMPSLLHRWMEDVFQHGFSHGATGDKLRGKALVASITTGAPAQMYGRDAAMGHAIEEYLAPLESTAKLTGMSWGGYVYTGNVSYQTRDDEAALADMKVRARDHAERLVKLLETL; via the coding sequence TTGAGTCGCGGCGACCACTTCGTTCAAAAGACGCTCGGAATCGTCGTCTCAGGCCACACGGACCCGGGGCATTCTGTCGCCAACAAGGAGATCGTTGCTAACCTGGAGAAGCTCCCGGAGGTGACCGTCGACCGCCTGGGCGTGCTCTATCCCGATTTCAATATCGACGTTCCCGCCGAGCAGGCGAAGCTCATCTCCGCAGACATCGTGGTGTTGCAGTACCCCGTGTTCTGGTACAGCATGCCGAGCCTTCTGCACCGCTGGATGGAAGATGTGTTCCAGCACGGCTTCTCTCATGGCGCGACCGGCGATAAGCTGCGCGGAAAGGCGCTTGTCGCAAGCATCACGACCGGGGCGCCGGCGCAGATGTACGGGCGCGATGCCGCCATGGGCCACGCGATCGAGGAATACCTGGCGCCGCTCGAGAGCACGGCAAAGCTCACCGGCATGAGCTGGGGTGGATACGTATACACCGGCAACGTGAGCTACCAGACGCGCGACGACGAGGCGGCACTGGCGGACATGAAGGTGCGCGCCCGCGACCACGCCGAACGCCTGGTCAAGTTGCTGGAGACGCTGTAG
- the pncA gene encoding bifunctional nicotinamidase/pyrazinamidase: MKALLIIDVQNDFCPGGTLAVADGDAVVPVANELIAQFAAQGLPIVATQDWHPAGHVSFASAHPGHAIGELLELPGGGAQMLWPDHCVQDTPGAELHPDLDVTRITHVVHKGCDPARDSYSAFFDNDHVSATGLDAWLREHSVDELVVCGLACDYCVKYSVLDALALGYAVSLPRTGTRAVDATPGDGERTLQEMTAKGAHIL, translated from the coding sequence ATGAAAGCCTTGCTCATCATCGACGTCCAGAACGACTTCTGCCCCGGAGGCACCCTTGCCGTGGCAGACGGCGACGCTGTCGTACCCGTTGCCAACGAGCTCATCGCCCAGTTTGCGGCACAAGGGCTGCCCATTGTCGCCACGCAGGACTGGCATCCGGCCGGCCACGTGAGCTTCGCCTCGGCCCACCCCGGCCACGCTATCGGCGAACTCCTCGAGCTGCCCGGTGGCGGCGCCCAGATGCTCTGGCCCGACCACTGCGTGCAGGACACGCCCGGCGCCGAGCTGCATCCCGACCTCGACGTCACCCGCATCACGCACGTTGTGCACAAGGGCTGCGACCCCGCACGCGATTCCTACTCGGCGTTCTTCGACAACGACCACGTCTCCGCGACCGGCCTGGACGCCTGGCTGCGTGAGCACAGCGTCGACGAGCTCGTCGTCTGTGGCCTAGCCTGTGACTACTGCGTCAAGTACAGCGTGCTCGACGCGCTGGCGCTCGGATATGCCGTGAGCCTGCCGCGCACGGGCACGCGTGCCGTGGATGCGACCCCCGGCGACGGGGAGCGCACTCTGCAGGAGATGACCGCAAAGGGAGCGCACATCCTGTAG